One region of Molothrus aeneus isolate 106 chromosome 1, BPBGC_Maene_1.0, whole genome shotgun sequence genomic DNA includes:
- the LOC136558329 gene encoding D-serine dehydratase-like, whose product MDGRTDSSWLGAPLEQLPTPALTLDLATLRGNAERMRERCRALGLRLRPHVKTHKTLEGAELATGGTRRGIVVSTLAEAHFFAAGGFDDILYAFPVPRWRLAECSALAQRLQQFQVLLDSPQGLEMLLQNPLPSGKRWLVWLKLDCGNARAGIRPTDPEALALARAIAQGSPELVTLVGVYAHCGNTYGCRDIPAIQAIARDTTAAVLEFVTALRQAGIPCPQATIGSTPSCSHPVPEMSQLTEVHPGNYLFYDLQQTQLGSCRPEEVAIRVLTRVIGHYPHRGQLLLDCGWAALSLHGRDQGPPGCAAIEGHPQLRLVGLTQEHGLVEAVDGQLDFERFPLGSTLALIPFHACATAAMHPVYFVHAAGKVVELWRPVRGW is encoded by the exons ATGGACGGACGCACGGACAG ctcGTGGCTGGGAGCCCCCCTGGAGCAGTTGCCCACCCCGGCACTGACCCTGGACCTGGCCACGCTGCGCGGGAACGCTGAGAGGATGCGGGAGCGCTGCCGGGCGCTGGGGCTGCGCCTGCGGCCCCACgtcaaaacacacaaaaccct GGAGGGCGCGGAGCTGGCGACGGGCGGGACCCGCCGTGGCATCGTGGTGTCCACGCTGGCCGAGGCTCATTTCTTCGCGGCCGGGGGCTTCGATGACATCCTGTACGCCTTCCCTGTGCCGCGCTGGCGCCTGGCCGAGTGCTCGGCGCTGGCCCAGCGCCTGCAGCAattccaggtgctcctggacAGCCCCCAGgggctggagatgctgctccagAACCCCCTGCCCAGTGGGAAGCGCTGGCTGGTCTGGCTCAAGCTGGACTGCGGCAATGCCCGGG CCGGGATTCGTCCCACGGATCCCGAGGCGCTGGCGCTGGCCCGGGCCATCGCCCAGGGTTCCCCGGAGCTGGTGACACTGGTGGGGGTCTACGCCCACTGCGGGAACACCTACGGCTGTCGCGACATCCCGGCCATCCAGGCCATCGCCAGGGACACCACGGCCGCCGTGCTGGAATTCGTCACCGC gCTGCGGCAGGCGGGGATCCCGTGTCCCCAGGCCACCATCGGCTCCACCCCGTCCTGCAGCCACCCGGTGCCGGAGATGTCGCAGCTCACCGAGGTGCACCCGGGCAATTACCTCTTCTACG ACCTGCAGCAGACCCAGCTGGGCTCGTGCCGGCCCGAGGAGGTGGCGATCCGTGTCCTCACCAGGGTCATCGGGCACTATCCCCACCgcgggcagctgctgctggactgCGGCTGGGCCGCCCTGAGCCTGCACGGCCGCGACCAGGGACCCCCGGGCTGTGCGGCCATCGAGGGCCACCCCCAGCTCAG GCTGGTGGGGCTGACCCAGGAGCACGGGCTGGTGGAGGCCGTGGATGGGCAGCTGGATTTCGAGCGATTCCCGCTGGGAAGCACCTTGGCGCTGATCCCGTTCCAC GCCTGTGCCACGGCCGCCATGCATCCCGTGTACTTCGTGCACGCTGCCGGCAAGGTGGTGGAGCTCTGGCGCCCCGTGCGCGGCTGGtag